The Pseudomonas sp. G2-4 genome window below encodes:
- a CDS encoding DUF4136 domain-containing protein, which produces MFRRLALLAFALLLSACASNQVNHDFDPNRDFAAYRSWSWKEPALQYRPDDPRIKSDLTEQRIRQAVADQLDQRGLRQASAGGRGDVQVQAYLIVEDRQQQVTTNYGGGWGGPWNGYWGGPMYNETRNISYKVATVQIDLLDGKDGKLVWRGSDERMLSNSPNPTDRSLALRETVGRILSNYPPR; this is translated from the coding sequence ATGTTTCGCCGTCTTGCTCTACTGGCCTTTGCCCTGCTGCTCAGCGCCTGCGCCTCCAATCAGGTCAACCACGACTTCGACCCCAACCGTGATTTCGCGGCGTATCGCAGCTGGAGCTGGAAAGAACCTGCGCTGCAATATCGCCCCGATGACCCCCGAATCAAGAGCGACCTGACGGAACAGCGGATTCGCCAGGCCGTTGCCGATCAACTCGACCAACGCGGCTTGCGCCAGGCGTCGGCTGGCGGGCGCGGCGACGTGCAGGTCCAGGCCTATTTGATCGTCGAGGATCGTCAACAACAGGTCACGACTAATTACGGTGGCGGTTGGGGCGGCCCTTGGAACGGTTATTGGGGCGGTCCGATGTACAACGAAACCCGTAACATCAGCTACAAAGTCGCCACGGTGCAGATCGACCTGCTCGATGGCAAGGACGGGAAGCTGGTGTGGCGTGGCAGTGATGAGCGAATGCTCAGCAATTCGCCGAATCCAACTGACCGCAGCCTTGCGCTGCGTGAGACGGTGGGGCGGATCTTGTCCAACTACCCGCCGCGCTAG
- a CDS encoding DUF4136 domain-containing protein yields MKGRSGVLMLCLGLAACQGSNPYVATSNPLPPAPPEAATVFDRSAYPAPSRDYGRYRSWAWLNGQLPPGTAWADSAQVAEAVSNALDQRGLRPLHDNRPADLFVSADLRLETRVRQVRDDYDTGYYGGYNRYDRYGPGYGAYHTVPMVRTYQEQVVVVRVNLFDARNGQPVWSASAETGQRGSQSERTDAIREAVEKAMSAYPPS; encoded by the coding sequence ATGAAAGGTCGTTCAGGGGTGTTGATGCTGTGCCTGGGACTGGCGGCTTGCCAGGGCAGCAACCCGTATGTCGCCACTTCCAATCCGCTGCCGCCGGCACCGCCCGAAGCTGCCACGGTGTTCGATCGCAGCGCTTACCCCGCACCGTCCCGTGACTACGGGCGCTATCGCAGTTGGGCCTGGCTCAATGGGCAACTGCCACCGGGCACTGCCTGGGCGGACTCGGCCCAGGTGGCCGAGGCGGTGAGCAATGCCCTGGACCAGCGAGGCCTGCGCCCGCTGCATGACAACCGGCCGGCCGACCTGTTCGTCAGCGCCGATTTACGCCTGGAGACCCGCGTGCGTCAGGTTCGCGATGACTACGATACGGGTTACTACGGCGGTTATAACCGTTATGACCGTTACGGGCCTGGCTATGGGGCGTATCACACGGTGCCGATGGTGCGCACGTATCAGGAGCAGGTCGTGGTGGTGCGGGTAAATCTATTCGATGCGCGCAATGGTCAGCCGGTGTGGAGCGCCAGTGCCGAGACCGGCCAGCGTGGCAGCCAGAGCGAGCGCACCGACGCCATTCGCGAAGCGGTGGAAAAAGCCATGTCGGCTTATCCGCCAAGTTGA
- a CDS encoding methyltransferase, with translation MSDRHFDQLATRFAEKIYGGAKGAIRLAVLQADLLETLPQRPLRVLDIGAGLGHMSLWLAERGHQVTLAEPAEPMLEGARQRFADAGQRATFIQAPWQDLLGQLTEPYDLVLCHAVLEWLAEPHAILPVLHQLTVPGGWLSLAFYNRDALVYRNLLKGHFRKLRKNDMAGEKQSLTPQQPLDPRELAAQLDGLWQVESQSGVRVFHDYMPVEFQARVELAQLLEMELAHRRHPAFAGLGRYLHWICRPV, from the coding sequence ATGAGTGACCGTCATTTCGATCAGCTCGCCACCCGGTTTGCCGAGAAAATCTACGGTGGGGCCAAGGGCGCGATCCGCCTGGCGGTGCTTCAGGCCGATCTGCTGGAAACCTTGCCGCAGCGGCCATTACGGGTGCTGGACATCGGCGCCGGCCTGGGTCACATGTCGTTGTGGCTGGCCGAACGCGGTCACCAGGTGACCTTGGCCGAGCCAGCCGAGCCCATGCTCGAAGGCGCACGCCAACGTTTTGCCGATGCGGGCCAGCGCGCCACGTTCATCCAGGCGCCGTGGCAGGACCTGCTCGGCCAGCTCACGGAGCCTTACGACCTGGTGCTGTGTCATGCGGTGCTGGAGTGGCTGGCCGAGCCCCACGCGATCCTGCCGGTGCTGCATCAACTCACGGTCCCCGGTGGCTGGTTGTCCCTGGCGTTCTACAACCGCGACGCGCTGGTTTACCGCAACCTGCTCAAGGGGCATTTCCGTAAGTTGCGCAAAAATGACATGGCCGGTGAAAAACAGAGCCTGACGCCGCAACAGCCCCTTGATCCGCGGGAATTGGCGGCGCAACTTGACGGCTTGTGGCAGGTCGAAAGCCAGAGTGGCGTGCGGGTTTTCCATGACTACATGCCGGTGGAGTTCCAGGCTCGCGTGGAGCTTGCACAGTTGCTGGAAATGGAACTGGCCCACCGTCGTCATCCGGCGTTTGCCGGGTTGGGACGTTATCTGCACTGGATCTGCCGTCCAGTGTGA
- a CDS encoding nucleotide pyrophosphohydrolase, protein MNLVELTERLHAIRDRNDWRQFHSPKNLAMAASVEMAELVEIFQWLTEDQSRQLPADKLAHAGQEVGDIVLYLLLMCSELGLDMDAVVRSKLADSERRFGQ, encoded by the coding sequence ATGAACCTTGTTGAACTGACCGAACGCCTGCATGCCATTCGTGACCGTAACGACTGGCGGCAATTTCACAGCCCAAAAAACCTCGCCATGGCCGCCAGCGTGGAGATGGCTGAACTGGTGGAGATTTTCCAGTGGCTGACCGAGGACCAGTCGCGCCAGCTGCCAGCGGACAAACTCGCTCACGCCGGGCAGGAGGTCGGTGACATCGTGTTGTACCTGCTGCTGATGTGCAGCGAGCTGGGGCTGGACATGGACGCCGTGGTGCGCAGCAAACTGGCGGACAGCGAGCGGCGGTTCGGCCAATGA
- a CDS encoding DUF6124 family protein, with protein sequence MFKVTPNPPSNDQPSPGKPLDSKAFDKATERALDYYLKPKPSKSEADPSQIFAVVNGVDTECLLANLSETLASANAMVSDLAFELDGARRHVALGIQQLIELSGLLANRALDNVDPR encoded by the coding sequence ATGTTCAAAGTAACCCCCAACCCACCGTCCAACGATCAGCCATCCCCCGGCAAACCCCTCGATTCAAAAGCCTTCGACAAAGCCACCGAACGCGCTCTCGATTACTACCTCAAGCCCAAACCGTCCAAATCCGAGGCGGATCCCAGCCAGATCTTCGCCGTCGTCAACGGTGTCGACACCGAATGCCTACTCGCCAACCTCAGCGAAACCCTGGCTTCGGCCAATGCCATGGTCAGCGACCTGGCGTTCGAGCTGGACGGTGCCAGGCGGCACGTGGCCCTGGGTATCCAGCAATTGATCGAACTGAGCGGCCTACTGGCGAACCGAGCGCTGGATAACGTCGACCCGCGCTAG
- a CDS encoding MATE family efflux transporter: MSHLITDWRDRLTHRRVWALAAPMILSNISVPLVALVDSTVIGHLPHAHQLGAVAVGASLYTVLAWAMGFLRMGSTGFAAQAAGRGDGAALRQVLVQGLLLAMGLAVVLGAVGVPLSGVALHFMQPSAELNQLTQDFFHTRLFGLPAALASYALVGWFLGAQNARAPLAILLVTNLVNIALNLWFVIGLDWGVTGSARASVIAEWTGALVGLALARHTLRAWPGQIAWAALGVWQSWRPLLAVNRDIFIRSLVLQAVFFLITVQGARLGDATVAANALLLNGLLLTAHALDGLAHAVEALCGHAIGARNRLALRRSLVVAGGWSLIASVGFALLFLLAGHLFIAMQTNIPEVRDTADRYLPYLATLPLIAVWSYLLDGLFIGATRAREMRNGMLLTLLLTLPIAWALQGLGNHGLWITFLLFMALRSLTLGAIAWHLQRRDGWLAARVQ, encoded by the coding sequence ATGTCCCACCTGATCACCGACTGGCGCGACCGTCTCACCCATCGCAGGGTCTGGGCGTTGGCTGCGCCGATGATTCTGTCGAACATTTCCGTGCCGCTGGTGGCGTTGGTGGACAGCACCGTCATCGGCCATTTGCCCCATGCCCATCAGTTGGGCGCGGTGGCGGTCGGGGCGAGTTTGTATACGGTGTTGGCGTGGGCCATGGGTTTTTTGCGCATGGGCTCCACCGGGTTCGCTGCCCAGGCCGCAGGGCGTGGGGATGGAGCGGCGCTGCGGCAGGTGTTGGTGCAAGGCCTGCTGCTGGCGATGGGCTTGGCGGTGGTGCTGGGTGCCGTCGGTGTGCCGTTGAGTGGCGTGGCTTTGCACTTCATGCAGCCGTCCGCCGAGCTCAACCAGTTGACCCAGGATTTCTTTCACACCCGGCTCTTCGGCCTGCCGGCGGCACTGGCCAGTTACGCGCTGGTGGGCTGGTTCCTCGGTGCCCAGAATGCCCGGGCGCCGTTGGCGATCCTGCTGGTGACCAACCTGGTCAACATCGCCCTCAACCTGTGGTTCGTGATCGGCCTGGATTGGGGCGTGACCGGTTCGGCCCGGGCGTCGGTGATCGCCGAGTGGACGGGTGCGCTGGTCGGTCTGGCCTTGGCTCGCCACACGCTGCGCGCCTGGCCGGGGCAGATTGCCTGGGCCGCCCTGGGCGTGTGGCAGAGTTGGCGTCCGCTGCTGGCGGTGAACCGCGACATCTTCATCCGCAGCCTGGTGCTGCAAGCAGTGTTTTTCCTGATCACGGTGCAAGGCGCGCGTCTGGGGGATGCGACCGTGGCCGCCAATGCCCTGCTGCTCAATGGCCTGCTGCTGACCGCCCACGCCCTGGATGGCTTGGCCCATGCCGTCGAAGCGCTGTGTGGTCACGCCATCGGCGCCCGCAACCGCCTGGCCCTGCGTCGCTCGCTGGTGGTGGCCGGTGGTTGGTCACTGATCGCAAGCGTCGGCTTTGCCCTGCTGTTTCTGCTCGCCGGGCACCTGTTCATCGCGATGCAAACCAACATTCCCGAGGTGCGCGACACCGCTGATCGCTACCTGCCTTACCTGGCGACCCTGCCGCTGATTGCGGTCTGGAGCTATCTGCTCGATGGCCTGTTCATCGGCGCCACCCGCGCCCGAGAAATGCGCAACGGCATGCTGCTGACCCTGTTGTTGACGTTGCCGATCGCCTGGGCGCTCCAAGGGTTGGGTAACCACGGGTTGTGGATCACTTTCCTGCTGTTCATGGCCTTGCGCAGCCTGACCCTGGGCGCTATCGCCTGGCATTTGCAGCGGCGCGACGGCTGGCTCGCCGCCCGCGTCCAATAG
- a CDS encoding DUF4123 domain-containing protein, which translates to MSAAARSGPSSHWLLLDVPGAPEATRLVQEQFTEVRRFVLFEGTELHGLREHSPLLMDLRQSPALASLCHLDARSWPGLLVVSPAPAAQLLEHLRRMLTVTLGLHHKALLSYYNPHTASYFFDGCDPQELSCWLGPISLLRWFGGTWADRAIGSQGWQQLSNPGLSVAALEKEHSLSDRQQRQLQRCLLEQHAWQWSRSTGRDYRLLWGDLQQGLALGFTERAVLDDWLWLRLQHPNAQPVPRLMGGSQRERLDHLRKLWQENPD; encoded by the coding sequence ATGAGCGCTGCCGCCCGGTCTGGGCCATCGTCGCATTGGCTGCTGCTCGACGTACCGGGCGCACCCGAGGCGACGCGGCTTGTGCAAGAGCAATTCACCGAGGTCCGGCGTTTTGTCTTGTTCGAGGGTACCGAGTTGCACGGGCTTCGGGAGCACAGTCCGCTGCTGATGGACCTGCGGCAATCGCCAGCGCTGGCCAGCCTCTGTCACCTGGATGCGCGTTCCTGGCCGGGGTTGCTAGTGGTAAGCCCGGCGCCAGCCGCGCAACTGCTGGAGCATCTGCGTCGCATGCTCACGGTGACGCTGGGCCTGCATCACAAAGCCTTGTTGAGCTACTACAACCCGCACACCGCCAGCTATTTCTTCGACGGCTGCGACCCTCAGGAACTCAGTTGCTGGCTGGGCCCAATCAGCCTGTTGCGCTGGTTCGGTGGCACTTGGGCCGACCGGGCGATCGGCAGCCAGGGTTGGCAACAACTGTCCAACCCGGGACTGTCGGTGGCGGCGCTGGAGAAAGAGCACAGTCTCAGCGACCGGCAACAGCGCCAGTTGCAGCGCTGTTTGCTTGAGCAGCATGCCTGGCAATGGTCTCGTTCCACCGGGCGGGATTACCGCTTGCTCTGGGGAGATTTGCAGCAGGGGCTGGCGCTGGGGTTTACCGAGCGAGCGGTGCTCGACGACTGGTTGTGGTTACGCCTGCAGCACCCCAACGCCCAGCCAGTGCCGAGGCTGATGGGCGGTTCGCAGCGTGAGCGGCTCGATCATCTGCGCAAGCTGTGGCAAGAAAACCCGGATTGA
- a CDS encoding contractile injection system protein, VgrG/Pvc8 family yields the protein MSDPASEQAFRLEIAGLPEPFVVVAFTGSEAISEPFIYEVELLNSDATLDLAGLLYRSVWLSFGASGRGVHGQLHELVQHRHGVGCRVRIGPRLACLAQRFSQRVFSARSVPQIIRQVLKAHGISGRSLCLDLNGDYPLRDFCTQYRESDLQFLQRVCAEAGIHFHFEHARDGHCLVFADNAGSFPPAGEAIYEGDRQATAVRTFSVQTDVLGEQIAQGRSHLMHLHSGRVLSLTAHPFEGWNQRWLLTKVEHRGQAGGYDNHFKAIPWGVPFMASRVPAKPRMVSRQRGWVVAVDEPAVQRAGRVAVQFDWVYQGEGASPSHCWLPLAPELAVVGAGGLRDGTEVLVSFIEGDPDRPLISAFLDGPASSDLLDESCASVTAQDERCPSAPDPVLVSAILNAEPLVLLCLLPGGGSFSPCAQPVCTCRLLTRLGSDVAP from the coding sequence ATGTCCGATCCAGCCAGCGAGCAAGCCTTTCGTCTGGAGATAGCCGGTCTGCCCGAACCCTTTGTCGTCGTGGCCTTCACGGGTAGCGAAGCCATCAGCGAGCCCTTCATCTATGAGGTGGAACTGTTGAACAGCGACGCGACACTGGACTTGGCGGGCCTGCTGTACCGCAGCGTCTGGTTGAGTTTCGGGGCCTCGGGCCGGGGTGTTCATGGGCAGCTTCATGAGCTGGTCCAGCACCGTCATGGTGTCGGCTGTCGCGTGCGCATCGGGCCGAGGCTGGCTTGCCTGGCGCAGCGCTTCAGTCAACGGGTGTTCAGTGCCCGCTCGGTGCCACAGATTATTCGCCAGGTGCTCAAGGCCCATGGCATCAGCGGGCGCAGCCTTTGCCTGGACTTGAACGGTGATTATCCGCTACGGGATTTCTGTACCCAGTACCGGGAGTCGGACCTGCAGTTTCTTCAGCGCGTGTGCGCCGAGGCGGGCATTCATTTCCATTTCGAACACGCCCGGGACGGGCATTGCCTGGTGTTCGCGGACAATGCGGGCAGTTTCCCCCCTGCTGGCGAGGCAATTTATGAGGGCGACAGGCAGGCCACTGCGGTGCGGACCTTCAGCGTGCAGACCGATGTGTTGGGGGAGCAGATTGCCCAGGGCCGCAGCCATCTGATGCACTTGCATTCTGGTCGGGTGTTATCACTGACGGCCCATCCTTTTGAAGGCTGGAATCAGCGCTGGTTGTTGACGAAGGTCGAACATCGCGGACAAGCGGGCGGGTATGACAATCATTTCAAGGCCATCCCCTGGGGCGTTCCGTTCATGGCGTCCCGGGTTCCCGCCAAGCCGCGCATGGTGAGCCGGCAGCGCGGTTGGGTGGTGGCGGTGGATGAACCGGCGGTGCAGAGAGCGGGGCGCGTGGCGGTGCAGTTCGACTGGGTTTATCAGGGGGAAGGGGCCAGCCCCAGTCATTGTTGGTTGCCATTGGCGCCGGAGCTGGCCGTTGTTGGGGCGGGTGGCTTGCGTGACGGTACCGAGGTGTTGGTGAGTTTTATCGAGGGTGACCCGGATCGGCCGTTGATCAGCGCGTTCCTCGACGGGCCTGCATCCTCGGATTTGCTGGATGAGTCCTGCGCAAGCGTGACCGCCCAGGACGAACGCTGTCCATCCGCACCCGACCCGGTCCTAGTGTCTGCGATCCTGAATGCCGAGCCGCTGGTGTTGTTGTGCCTGCTACCCGGCGGTGGGAGCTTCAGTCCCTGTGCTCAGCCGGTGTGCACCTGCCGCCTGCTCACGCGGCTCGGCTCGGACGTTGCTCCATGA
- the speA gene encoding arginine decarboxylase: MSVRRTRKDDGSQWTVADSRSVYGIRHWGAGYFAINDAGRVEVRPNGPDSSPIDLFEQVDQLRQSGLSLPLLVRFPDILQDRVRQLTGAFDSNIARLEYQSQYTALYPIKVNQQEAVIENIIATQNVSIGLEAGSKPELLAVLALAPKGGTIVCNGYKDREFIRLALMGQKLGHNVFIVIEKESEVGLVIEEAAALKVKPQVGLRVRLSSLASSKWADTGGEKSKFGLSAAQLLSVVERFRAAGLDQGIRLLHFHMGSQIANLADYQHGFKEAIRYYGELRNLGLPVDHIDVGGGLGVDYDGTHSRNASSINYDMDDYAGVVVGMLKEFCDAQSLPHPHIFSESGRSLTAHHAMLVVQVTDVEKHHDDVPVIDNKQELPETVQWLVDLLGPTDIEMVTETYWRATHYMSDVATQYADGKLTLAEKALAEQCYFAVCRRLHNSLKARQRSHRQVLDELNDKLADKYICNFSVFQSLPDTWAIGQVLPILPLHRLDEEPLRRAVLQDLTCDSDGKIKQYVDEQSIETSLPVHSLNPGEDYLLGIFLVGAYQEILGDMHNLFGDTDSVNIYQNADGSVYHAGIETHDTIEDMLRYVHLSPEELMTHYRDKCASARISAAERTQFLDALRLGLTRSSYLSS, from the coding sequence ATGTCCGTACGACGCACACGCAAAGACGATGGCAGCCAATGGACAGTTGCGGACAGCCGCAGTGTTTACGGGATTCGCCATTGGGGGGCCGGGTATTTCGCGATCAATGACGCCGGTCGCGTCGAAGTTCGTCCGAACGGACCCGACAGTTCGCCCATCGACCTGTTCGAACAAGTCGACCAGTTGCGTCAGAGTGGCCTGTCGTTGCCCTTGCTGGTGCGCTTTCCCGACATCCTGCAAGACCGTGTGCGCCAGCTCACCGGTGCGTTCGACAGCAACATCGCGCGTCTGGAATACCAGAGCCAGTACACCGCGCTCTATCCGATCAAGGTTAACCAGCAGGAAGCGGTGATCGAAAACATTATCGCCACCCAGAACGTCTCCATCGGCCTGGAAGCCGGTTCCAAGCCCGAGCTGTTGGCCGTGCTGGCCCTGGCGCCGAAGGGCGGCACCATCGTCTGCAACGGCTACAAGGACCGCGAGTTCATCCGCCTGGCGCTGATGGGCCAGAAGCTGGGTCACAACGTGTTCATCGTGATCGAGAAAGAGTCCGAAGTGGGCCTGGTGATCGAAGAAGCCGCCGCTCTGAAGGTCAAGCCACAGGTCGGCCTGCGGGTGCGCCTGTCGTCCCTGGCGTCGAGCAAGTGGGCCGACACCGGTGGCGAGAAGTCCAAGTTCGGTTTGTCTGCCGCGCAGCTGCTGTCGGTGGTCGAGCGCTTCCGCGCCGCCGGCCTGGACCAAGGCATCCGCCTGCTGCACTTCCACATGGGCTCGCAGATCGCCAACCTGGCGGACTACCAGCACGGCTTCAAGGAAGCGATCCGTTACTACGGCGAACTGCGTAACCTCGGTCTGCCGGTGGATCACATTGACGTCGGCGGTGGCCTGGGCGTGGACTACGACGGCACGCATTCGCGCAATGCCAGCTCGATCAACTACGACATGGACGATTACGCCGGTGTCGTGGTCGGTATGCTCAAGGAGTTCTGCGATGCCCAGAGCCTACCGCATCCGCACATCTTCTCTGAAAGCGGCCGCTCGCTGACCGCCCACCACGCCATGTTGGTCGTGCAGGTGACCGACGTCGAGAAACACCACGACGACGTGCCGGTGATCGACAACAAGCAGGAACTGCCGGAAACCGTGCAATGGCTGGTTGACCTGCTGGGCCCGACCGATATCGAAATGGTCACCGAGACCTACTGGCGCGCCACTCACTACATGAGCGACGTGGCCACCCAGTACGCCGATGGCAAGCTGACCCTGGCGGAAAAAGCCCTGGCCGAGCAGTGCTACTTCGCCGTGTGCCGGCGCCTGCACAATTCGTTGAAGGCCCGCCAGCGTTCCCATCGCCAGGTGCTCGATGAACTCAACGACAAGCTCGCCGACAAGTACATCTGCAACTTCTCGGTGTTCCAGAGCCTGCCGGATACCTGGGCCATCGGCCAGGTGCTGCCGATCCTGCCGTTGCATCGCCTGGACGAAGAGCCGCTGCGCCGTGCCGTGCTGCAAGACCTGACCTGTGACTCCGACGGCAAGATCAAGCAGTACGTCGACGAGCAGAGCATCGAGACCAGCCTGCCGGTCCATTCCCTCAATCCCGGTGAAGACTATCTGTTGGGCATCTTCCTGGTGGGGGCCTACCAGGAAATCCTCGGCGACATGCACAACCTGTTCGGTGACACCGATTCGGTGAACATCTACCAGAACGCCGACGGCAGCGTGTACCACGCCGGTATCGAGACCCACGACACCATCGAAGACATGCTGCGCTACGTGCACCTGTCGCCGGAGGAGTTGATGACTCACTACCGCGACAAGTGCGCCAGCGCCCGCATCAGCGCCGCCGAGCGTACCCAGTTCCTGGATGCGTTGCGCCTGGGGTTGACCCGTTCGTCCTATCTGTCTTCTTGA
- a CDS encoding translation initiation factor Sui1, protein MAKKAASFAALGGLVFSTDAGRHCPDCRQPVDACICKQTAIPEGDGIARVRRESKGRGGKTVTTITGVPLAEDALKELATTLKKRCGTGGALKDGIIEIQGDHVELLLAELTKHGFKAKKSGG, encoded by the coding sequence GTGGCCAAAAAAGCCGCATCCTTCGCCGCCCTGGGCGGCCTGGTATTTTCTACCGACGCCGGTCGTCATTGCCCTGATTGCCGTCAACCGGTGGATGCCTGCATCTGCAAACAGACTGCCATCCCCGAAGGGGACGGAATCGCTCGTGTGCGCCGTGAAAGCAAAGGCCGCGGCGGCAAGACGGTGACCACGATCACCGGCGTGCCGTTGGCCGAAGATGCGCTCAAGGAACTGGCTACCACGTTGAAAAAACGCTGTGGCACCGGTGGTGCGTTGAAAGACGGCATCATCGAGATCCAGGGCGATCACGTCGAGCTGTTGCTGGCGGAACTGACCAAACACGGCTTCAAGGCCAAAAAATCCGGCGGCTAG
- a CDS encoding NUDIX hydrolase — translation MSESPREVAHRVASDAELIAWVDEHDNLLGSLVRSDLRERGLIGRGTYIMLFNSAGELCVHRRTLSKAIYPGFWDVAAGGMVQADETYAESAARELAEELGVSGVELTAHDHFYFEDPGSRLWCSAFSAVWDGPLVLQPEEVLEARFLPIEQVLDEIQRKPYCPDSLAALERYLRSHGDGVAKKL, via the coding sequence ATGAGCGAAAGTCCCCGGGAGGTCGCTCACCGAGTGGCCTCGGATGCCGAGCTGATCGCTTGGGTCGATGAGCACGACAATCTGCTCGGCAGCCTGGTACGTTCCGATCTGCGTGAGCGTGGCCTGATCGGACGCGGCACCTACATCATGCTGTTCAACTCGGCCGGTGAACTGTGTGTGCATCGGCGTACCCTGAGCAAGGCGATCTACCCGGGGTTCTGGGACGTGGCGGCGGGCGGCATGGTGCAGGCGGATGAGACCTACGCCGAATCCGCCGCCCGTGAGTTGGCCGAAGAGTTGGGTGTGAGCGGTGTCGAACTGACGGCCCACGACCATTTTTATTTCGAAGACCCCGGCAGTCGCCTGTGGTGCTCGGCCTTCTCGGCGGTGTGGGACGGGCCGCTGGTCCTGCAACCCGAGGAGGTCCTCGAGGCGCGCTTTTTGCCCATCGAACAGGTGCTCGATGAAATCCAGCGCAAGCCTTACTGCCCGGACTCTCTGGCGGCGCTTGAGCGCTATTTGCGCAGCCATGGCGATGGCGTCGCAAAGAAGCTATAA
- a CDS encoding DUF2333 family protein produces MLDWKNRAGSAPERAAEPKSASRSYLGGLFFSRALATLVGLYLLVTIAVGWYWSQEPALFPVQQNAQAAAEKDGRQMVVGYTTVETLKTVAGTLLTKPGGYISNDRFPPGLWMDNMPSWEYGVLVQVRDLSRALRKDFARSQSQSAEDADLAKAEPRFNFDNRSWVLPSSESEYQEGINSLSRYQARLSDPAQKSALFYARADNLNNWLGDVGTRLGSLSQRLSASVGRVKLNTSLKTEVPAPGQVPQVDEEVVETPWMQIDNVFYEARGQAWALSHLLRAIEVDFADVLAKKNATVSVRQIIRELEASQEPVWSPMILNGSGFGVLANHSLVMANYISRANAAVIDLRQLLNQG; encoded by the coding sequence ATGCTGGACTGGAAAAACCGCGCGGGCAGCGCGCCTGAACGTGCCGCCGAACCGAAATCGGCCTCCCGCAGCTACCTGGGTGGGCTGTTTTTCAGCCGGGCACTGGCCACGCTGGTCGGCCTGTACCTGCTGGTGACCATTGCCGTCGGCTGGTACTGGAGCCAGGAACCCGCGCTGTTCCCCGTGCAGCAGAATGCCCAGGCGGCAGCCGAGAAGGACGGCCGGCAAATGGTGGTGGGCTATACCACCGTCGAGACCCTCAAGACTGTGGCCGGGACATTGTTGACCAAGCCCGGCGGTTACATTTCCAATGATCGCTTCCCGCCAGGCCTGTGGATGGACAACATGCCAAGCTGGGAATATGGCGTGCTGGTGCAGGTCCGCGACCTGAGCCGCGCCTTGCGCAAGGACTTCGCCCGCTCCCAGTCCCAGTCCGCCGAAGATGCCGACCTGGCCAAGGCCGAGCCGCGCTTCAACTTCGACAACCGCAGCTGGGTATTGCCTTCCAGTGAGTCGGAATACCAGGAAGGCATCAATTCCCTGAGCCGCTATCAGGCGCGCCTGTCCGACCCGGCCCAGAAAAGCGCGCTGTTCTACGCCCGCGCCGATAACCTGAACAACTGGCTGGGCGATGTCGGCACTCGCCTGGGTTCGCTGTCCCAGCGCCTGTCGGCCAGTGTCGGCCGGGTCAAGCTCAACACCTCGCTGAAAACCGAAGTCCCGGCGCCAGGCCAGGTGCCACAGGTGGATGAAGAGGTGGTCGAGACACCATGGATGCAAATCGATAACGTCTTCTATGAGGCACGGGGCCAAGCCTGGGCTTTGTCGCACCTGCTGCGCGCCATCGAAGTGGACTTCGCCGATGTGCTGGCGAAAAAGAACGCCACGGTCAGCGTGCGTCAGATCATTCGTGAGCTGGAGGCCTCCCAGGAGCCCGTCTGGAGCCCGATGATTCTCAATGGCAGCGGCTTCGGTGTATTGGCTAACCACTCGCTGGTAATGGCCAACTACATCTCCCGCGCTAACGCGGCGGTGATCGATTTGCGGCAATTGCTGAACCAAGGTTGA